The Streptomyces laurentii region GCGCGGAGACGACGCGCAGGCCGAAGAGCCGCTTGCCGGGGGTGAAGCCGACGGTGCCGACCATGAGCACGCTCATGACGAAGAGGATGAGCACCGCCCAGTTCCCGGTGGCCTGGGTGTACCGGTGGGTGATCAGGCCGTACGAGATGAGCATGCACAGCGCCCAGTCGACGGTGAGGGCGCCGAGGCGGCGGCCGGGCCGGGCGATGGAGCCGGGACCCTCCTCGGGCAGGCCGAGCTGCTGCCCGCGGTAGCCGAAGTCGACGCCCGCTTCTTCGGCCGCGGCGCGGGGGCCGGACAGCCACGATCCAAGTGCTTGCCTGTTGTCCACCCGACCACGGTACTGTGCCCGATTTCGATCACTTCCGGCCGGGGGCGCCGGGAGCGCGCGACGCGTGGCCGGTTCCGCACGTGGCCTACCCCGGCCCTGCCACCGGCTCGGTTAACTTCGACGAAACAAATGGGTCATGCTGGAGAAATCCGGTCTGCCTATGGTCGGGTCCAGCGTGGGCCACCAC contains the following coding sequences:
- a CDS encoding integral membrane protein (RDD family; cl00746;~identified by MetaGeneAnnotator; putative;~integral membrane protein [Streptomyces lividans TK24]), whose translation is MDNRQALGSWLSGPRAAAEEAGVDFGYRGQQLGLPEEGPGSIARPGRRLGALTVDWALCMLISYGLITHRYTQATGNWAVLILFVMSVLMVGTVGFTPGKRLFGLRVVSARGGRLGVLRVILRSALVCLAIPALIWDRDGRGLHDRFSGAVQVRI